A DNA window from Balneola sp. contains the following coding sequences:
- the ppk1 gene encoding polyphosphate kinase 1 gives MKKTSLSPDEVTFDPSVEDESKIGKNALNPKKNEILKKKGLPKDLRSSNLKIFGSDYYLNYELSWLNFNGRVLAEAQSKSNKVLERIKFLAIVCSNLDEFFQKRVGGLKRQLLAGVKELSVDGMTPADQLKVVRREVHNMIEAYRSCFFDDLLPKLEKKGILIKSYNDLEDYQKSVCDRYFQKQVYPIVTPLAVDESHPFPFISNKSLSFAIELKNPRTNEVSFARLKIPANRNRFVEIDRKASKVTLVPIEDIIRHKMDHFFPGMEVLSAHMFRVTRNASVDRNEEEAEDLLETIEGELRERKFAQIVRLEIDTEMPKHLKKYIVKNLDINWNDVYEMKGTIGLADVMEIGRINGFSRLKERNWTPVLHPALKHSPEDEIPSIFEVIRRGDFMVHHPYHSFELSTQRFVEEAAQDPKVLAIKQTLYRTSKDSPLMHSLMSAAEDGKQVAVLVEIKARFDEERNINWAQKLENYGVHVGYGISGLKIHTKMTMVVREESDGLRTYCHIGTGNYHPDTAQLYEDLALFTCDETLTSDVTDVFNLLTGYAPGQTFEKLLVAPNHMRQQMNDLIEKEVEEAKKGNTARIIAKMNTLEDPLIIQQLYEASEAGVKIDLIVRGVCRLIPGKKGLSENITVHSIIGRYLEHSRIYYFHHAGEDKYFIGSADWMHRNLDARVEAIAPIEQKELKKYLQFILNIYFNDNKQRWLLMSDGSYQRAPKEKGCKKLSTHDYLMNHMKEGTEPIPIVS, from the coding sequence ATGAAGAAGACGTCACTGTCACCAGATGAAGTTACATTCGATCCCTCAGTGGAAGATGAATCGAAGATTGGGAAGAATGCACTCAATCCCAAAAAGAATGAAATTCTAAAAAAGAAGGGTCTTCCCAAAGATTTGCGATCCAGTAATCTGAAAATATTTGGCAGCGACTATTACCTAAATTATGAATTAAGCTGGCTGAATTTTAACGGCCGTGTTCTAGCTGAAGCTCAAAGCAAAAGCAATAAAGTACTTGAACGGATTAAGTTCCTTGCCATCGTCTGCTCCAACCTTGATGAGTTTTTTCAAAAAAGAGTGGGTGGCTTAAAGCGTCAATTGCTAGCCGGGGTTAAAGAACTTTCTGTGGATGGAATGACGCCGGCTGATCAGCTTAAAGTGGTTCGCCGTGAAGTTCACAATATGATTGAAGCTTACCGAAGCTGCTTCTTTGATGACCTGCTTCCTAAGCTCGAAAAGAAGGGCATTCTTATAAAGTCATACAATGATCTCGAGGATTATCAGAAAAGTGTTTGTGACCGATATTTTCAGAAGCAGGTCTATCCCATTGTAACACCTCTGGCAGTGGATGAATCTCACCCCTTCCCTTTTATTTCTAACAAAAGCCTCTCTTTTGCGATTGAGCTAAAGAATCCCCGCACCAATGAAGTGTCTTTTGCACGCCTCAAAATTCCCGCTAACAGAAACCGGTTCGTTGAAATTGACCGTAAGGCAAGCAAAGTAACCCTGGTTCCCATCGAAGATATTATTCGACATAAGATGGATCACTTCTTTCCGGGTATGGAGGTTCTGTCTGCCCACATGTTTCGGGTAACCCGAAATGCCTCCGTAGATCGTAATGAGGAGGAAGCTGAGGATCTTCTCGAGACCATTGAAGGCGAGTTGAGAGAAAGAAAATTTGCTCAGATTGTACGCCTGGAAATTGACACCGAAATGCCAAAGCATCTCAAAAAGTATATCGTTAAAAACCTGGATATAAACTGGAACGATGTATATGAAATGAAAGGCACTATCGGGCTGGCTGATGTTATGGAGATTGGCAGGATAAATGGCTTTAGCAGGCTTAAAGAAAGAAATTGGACTCCGGTTTTACATCCTGCCCTGAAGCATAGCCCTGAAGATGAGATTCCCAGCATTTTCGAAGTCATTAGGCGTGGCGACTTTATGGTCCACCACCCCTACCACAGCTTTGAGCTTTCGACTCAGCGTTTTGTGGAGGAGGCGGCTCAGGATCCCAAGGTGCTGGCTATCAAACAAACTTTATATCGTACCTCAAAAGATTCACCGCTAATGCATTCGCTCATGAGTGCTGCCGAAGATGGCAAACAGGTTGCTGTTCTTGTTGAAATCAAGGCTCGTTTTGATGAAGAGCGTAATATCAATTGGGCGCAGAAACTGGAAAATTATGGCGTGCATGTTGGCTACGGCATTTCCGGATTAAAAATTCATACCAAAATGACTATGGTGGTTCGGGAAGAAAGTGATGGCCTCAGGACATATTGCCATATCGGTACCGGAAATTACCACCCAGATACAGCACAACTTTATGAAGATTTAGCGCTCTTCACCTGTGACGAAACTCTCACTTCAGATGTAACAGACGTTTTTAATTTGCTTACCGGATATGCTCCCGGCCAAACATTTGAAAAGTTACTGGTTGCCCCAAATCACATGAGGCAGCAAATGAATGACCTCATTGAAAAAGAAGTAGAAGAAGCCAAGAAAGGCAATACAGCCCGCATCATTGCAAAAATGAATACGCTGGAAGATCCCCTCATCATCCAACAGCTTTACGAAGCCTCGGAAGCCGGAGTTAAAATTGATCTCATCGTCCGTGGCGTTTGTAGACTGATTCCCGGCAAAAAGGGACTGAGTGAAAACATCACCGTCCATTCCATAATTGGGAGATACCTAGAGCATTCTCGCATTTACTATTTCCATCATGCAGGCGAAGATAAGTACTTTATCGGCTCCGCCGATTGGATGCACCGAAACCTGGATGCCCGTGTTGAGGCCATTGCCCCAATTGAGCAGAAAGAGCTAAAGAAGTATCTGCAGTTTATACTCAACATCTACTTCAACGATAACAAACAAAGGTGGCTGCTTATGTCTGACGGGAGCTATCAGCGGGCGCCGAAGGAAAAGGGATGCAAAAAATTAAGTACCCATGATTACCTCATGAATCATATGAAAGAAGGAACGGAACCAATTCCCATTGTCAGTTAA
- a CDS encoding methionine adenosyltransferase, with amino-acid sequence MKNLFTSESVSEGHPDKVADQISDAILDALLTDDSESRVAVETLVTTGLAVVSGEVTTDAYIDVQEIVRGVIKEIGYNKPSYRFDSESCGVLSTIHSQSPDIAQGVDRDGAGDQGMMFGYATKETPEFMPMPLQYSHNLLKELARIRKKTDKMEYLGPDSKSQVTIEYDENGKPGRIHTIVLSTQHDEGIEQAQIEADIKKHLIGNVIPEELVDADTIYHVNPTGKFVIGGPHGDTGLTGRKIIVDTYGGRGAHGGGAFSGKDPSKVDRSAAYASRHIAKNIVAAGLAEECLVQLAYAIGVVEPVSINVNTYGTGKMNDLELAEKVAKTFDCTPQGIIKRFDLKSPIYQKTAAYGHFGRDEFPWEKLDFVDKLS; translated from the coding sequence ATGAAAAATCTTTTTACTTCTGAATCAGTATCTGAAGGACATCCGGATAAAGTAGCCGACCAAATTTCAGATGCTATTTTAGACGCCCTTCTCACCGACGATTCTGAATCCCGTGTAGCTGTTGAAACTCTTGTTACTACTGGTCTGGCCGTTGTTTCCGGTGAGGTTACAACAGATGCTTACATTGACGTACAGGAAATTGTGCGAGGTGTGATTAAAGAAATTGGATACAACAAACCCTCCTATCGATTTGACTCGGAAAGTTGTGGGGTACTTTCAACCATTCACAGCCAAAGCCCGGATATTGCTCAGGGTGTAGATCGAGATGGAGCTGGTGATCAGGGAATGATGTTTGGGTACGCGACCAAAGAAACCCCAGAGTTCATGCCAATGCCTCTTCAGTATTCTCACAACCTGTTAAAGGAGTTGGCTAGAATTCGAAAGAAAACGGACAAGATGGAATACCTTGGTCCCGACAGTAAAAGTCAGGTAACCATTGAGTATGACGAAAACGGGAAGCCCGGACGAATTCACACCATCGTACTTTCTACTCAACATGATGAGGGCATTGAGCAGGCTCAAATAGAAGCCGACATTAAAAAGCATTTGATTGGAAATGTAATTCCTGAAGAACTAGTGGATGCAGATACAATCTACCATGTGAATCCAACCGGTAAATTTGTGATCGGAGGTCCACATGGAGATACCGGGCTTACAGGCCGAAAAATTATTGTTGATACGTATGGAGGCCGAGGAGCCCACGGTGGTGGAGCTTTTTCCGGAAAGGATCCCTCTAAAGTTGACCGAAGCGCGGCTTATGCTTCAAGGCATATTGCAAAGAATATTGTAGCAGCCGGTTTAGCAGAAGAATGCCTCGTTCAACTTGCTTACGCGATTGGAGTAGTTGAGCCTGTTTCCATTAACGTGAACACCTATGGAACGGGCAAGATGAATGATCTTGAACTGGCTGAAAAAGTGGCCAAGACTTTTGATTGCACGCCACAAGGCATCATCAAGCGCTTCGACTTAAAAAGCCCCATCTATCAAAAGACAGCGGCCTATGGTCATTTCGGAAGAGATGAGTTTCCGTGGGAGAAGCTGGACTTTGTTGATAAACTGAGCTAA
- a CDS encoding Holliday junction branch migration DNA helicase RuvB codes for MNNPLLNPEEKEEAFEQTVRPGSLQEFIGQKKAISNLSVFIKAAKQRGDALDHVILSGPPGLGKTTLSYIIANEMGKNIRPTTGPVLEKPGDLAGMLTNLEEGDVLFIDEIHRLNPVIEEYLYSAMEDYKLDIVIDSGPNARSIQIELNHFTLVGATTRKGLLTAPLRARFGIDMRLDYYDVELLQRIALRTADIMGMGITETGAHEIARRSRGTPRIVNKLLRRTRDFAQVENLNTIDETIADKALNALDVDNNGLDDMDIRILTAIIENYNGGPVGLSTLGVAVGEDKGTIEEVYEPFLIKEGFLQRTPKGRICTKKAYHYLGVDPEKADRNLFNS; via the coding sequence GTGAATAATCCGTTATTAAATCCAGAAGAAAAAGAAGAAGCTTTCGAACAAACGGTTCGCCCGGGATCGTTACAGGAGTTCATTGGGCAAAAGAAAGCTATTTCCAATCTGTCGGTGTTTATTAAAGCCGCAAAACAGCGCGGAGATGCTTTAGATCACGTTATTCTTTCCGGTCCTCCCGGACTTGGTAAAACAACGCTTTCCTATATTATAGCAAATGAGATGGGTAAGAATATTCGCCCAACAACCGGACCTGTGTTAGAAAAACCAGGAGATTTGGCGGGCATGCTGACGAATCTGGAAGAGGGGGATGTGCTTTTTATTGATGAGATACATCGTCTAAATCCGGTAATTGAAGAGTACCTTTATTCCGCTATGGAAGATTATAAGCTGGATATTGTTATTGATTCGGGCCCCAATGCACGCAGTATCCAGATTGAACTAAATCACTTTACACTGGTTGGAGCCACTACCCGAAAAGGACTGCTAACAGCTCCGCTTCGTGCTCGTTTTGGGATAGATATGCGACTGGATTACTACGATGTAGAGTTACTTCAGCGTATCGCCCTTAGAACGGCCGACATTATGGGGATGGGAATCACAGAAACTGGTGCTCACGAAATAGCCAGAAGAAGTCGGGGTACTCCGAGGATTGTGAATAAGTTACTCCGCCGAACCCGAGACTTTGCCCAGGTCGAGAACTTGAATACCATAGATGAAACCATAGCAGACAAGGCACTGAATGCACTGGATGTAGATAATAATGGACTGGATGACATGGATATCAGAATACTAACAGCCATTATCGAGAACTATAATGGAGGTCCTGTTGGATTGAGCACGCTTGGTGTTGCGGTTGGGGAAGACAAGGGAACCATTGAAGAAGTGTATGAACCATTTCTTATTAAAGAAGGTTTTCTACAGCGAACTCCCAAAGGCCGCATTTGTACAAAGAAAGCCTATCACTATCTTGGTGTAGACCCTGAAAAGGCAGATCGAAATTTGTTTAATTCGTAG
- a CDS encoding amidohydrolase, producing the protein MKKLFLIFGLVLIFSFHLAAQQTVFTNVTVLPMDENRMLENQVVLVEGDRITAVASMGDFEIPDGATVINGTGKYLMPGLAEMHGHVPPTNPGPNAPSYFDDEYVESTLFLYVSAGITTVRGMLGYPNQLELKERVNNGEMIGPNLYLAGPSFNGNSVSSPAQAKARVKEHKEEGWDLLKVHPGLTRPEYDAMAETANEIGIHFGGHVPQDVGIVHAIEMGQLTMDHIDGYVAYLDAFEKQERDQKMAEIIQMTKDNGVWIVPTQALWETIIGAADYEAMKQYDELKYIPKAVKQNYFNFADNPGSSYTIGTPEEQAEMRRKLLEEMNNAGVKILMGTDAPQLFSVPGFSIHRELPLMAEAGMTTYEIIESGTKNVGEYFADWDNFGTIAEGQRADLILVEENPLEDLNHIQNHSGVMVQGKWYSREMIDQKLAEIEAYYAN; encoded by the coding sequence ATGAAAAAGCTCTTCTTAATATTCGGCCTCGTACTCATTTTTAGTTTTCATTTAGCAGCACAACAAACGGTATTTACAAATGTGACGGTTCTGCCAATGGACGAGAACCGAATGCTGGAAAATCAGGTGGTTTTAGTTGAAGGAGATAGAATCACTGCAGTTGCTTCTATGGGGGATTTTGAAATACCTGATGGTGCAACAGTAATAAACGGTACCGGGAAATATCTGATGCCTGGTTTAGCTGAAATGCATGGGCATGTTCCTCCAACCAATCCCGGTCCCAACGCCCCTTCTTATTTTGATGATGAGTACGTGGAAAGCACACTGTTTTTGTATGTGTCGGCGGGGATCACAACTGTACGGGGAATGCTGGGATATCCAAATCAGCTGGAATTAAAGGAAAGGGTTAACAACGGTGAAATGATAGGCCCGAATCTTTATTTGGCCGGACCGAGTTTTAATGGCAACAGCGTTTCCTCCCCGGCTCAAGCCAAAGCGCGAGTAAAAGAGCATAAAGAGGAAGGTTGGGACTTACTGAAAGTTCACCCCGGACTAACCCGACCCGAATATGATGCCATGGCAGAGACGGCTAATGAAATCGGCATTCACTTTGGGGGGCATGTTCCTCAGGATGTTGGGATTGTACATGCCATAGAAATGGGGCAACTCACAATGGATCACATTGATGGATATGTTGCTTATCTGGATGCGTTTGAGAAGCAGGAACGAGATCAGAAAATGGCTGAAATCATACAAATGACCAAAGACAACGGGGTTTGGATTGTGCCTACCCAAGCCCTTTGGGAAACCATAATTGGAGCTGCTGATTATGAAGCTATGAAGCAATATGATGAGCTGAAATACATTCCAAAAGCAGTTAAGCAGAATTACTTCAACTTTGCGGATAATCCCGGAAGCAGTTATACCATCGGAACCCCTGAAGAGCAAGCCGAAATGCGTCGTAAGCTTTTAGAAGAAATGAACAACGCCGGTGTTAAAATTTTGATGGGGACAGATGCTCCACAATTATTCAGCGTACCCGGATTCTCAATACACCGAGAATTACCGCTGATGGCAGAAGCCGGAATGACGACTTATGAAATCATAGAATCCGGCACCAAGAATGTAGGGGAGTATTTTGCCGACTGGGATAATTTTGGAACCATTGCTGAAGGCCAACGAGCAGATCTGATTTTGGTAGAAGAGAACCCGCTTGAAGACTTAAATCACATTCAGAATCATTCCGGAGTGATGGTTCAAGGGAAATGGTATTCCCGCGAAATGATTGATCAAAAGCTGGCTGAAATTGAAGCTTATTACGCCAATTAA